The nucleotide sequence GACCTGTATACAAATCATAACAACTTTGGTCTCGTATCTTCTCATTAGCCCAAACAATAAAGCATAATTAACAAAACCAGAGGATTAGGAAGCAGCAAAACTGAGAGGAACATGGCATTAGCACATACCCTGTTAGAATAAGGTTATCATTATGGGGATTCCAATCAACACAGTGAACATCAGCATCATGAGCCTTTTCAACCTGCTAATCAGAAACAAGAACAGCCAACACGTACAAtaagtaaaagcaaaaattCAGAGTGAAAGGAATAGGGATCTTCCAAGATTAATGATGGGAGATATTTAGCAaggtcaaaagaaaaaaggtacaTAAATGTGAACGGGTTGAGAGGGAACAATAGGCTGTACATTTTGAAATATAGAGCCACAGATTAAGGGTGATTACagcaaataacataaatataacACAATTTCTTTAAGTAGCAGATTTAAACACCCTAAAAGCATTCTCCAATAGGCCTGTTAGTATTCATGATCAAGCAGGACTCTTCAAACAGCAGAATAGTCAAAGATAAACACTGCACACTGACATTACTAAGCCAAATTCTACATGCATACCAATTTATTCACCAAACTCCATTGCCAAAGCCATATAGAAATAAAGGAAAGACAAAAAGAAGAATGAGACGCATAACCTTTACAGCAGGGCTAGAGCCGACACGTGCATCCCATAATATGAGGCAAGAATCATCACCAACACTACAGAACTCCTGTGAACTTCAGTAGAGATGTAATATCATAAGAACTAAAGGCCATGTCATATGTATAGAAATTGCAACTGCTAAGGTGTAAAACGAATGAGGGTTCCATATCTTTAATAGTTTAGTTAAGGGTAGGTGACTGAGTAAGCGTAAGTTACCTAGATGGGCAAAACGCCACATCTTCGACTGTATCCTCATGCCCATAGTAGATTCCCCGAGGAGCAACAGTAGGACCATCAGTAGCTTTATCATTACCATCCCCAGACTTTGAGTTTTTAATGATTGATGCACCAGATCCTGGAGACTTGTTTGCTGCTGGATCAGTGGTAGAGGCTGCTATATGGTCCTGAATACTCCACAACACCACTGTTTTGTCCTTCCCTGcacaaaaatttatttttagtaaaaaaataaaaaggcctTTATAACATACATATCCGATATCTTCTAACAATAAGAATGGTGTTAGTGCTTTGAGCGCTTGAAAtcaatcacaaattaaaaacaaacgaCATCCAGCAAAGTCATTAGAGTTCACAATAAACTTACCCTGCCACAGTACAAATATAGGAAACTTCAAAACAAAAGGAGCAAACTATAGCATAATAAACCTACGTGCATTAGGCAAAGTTAAATATATAACAGCATCATTGATATCCAAATACAACTAGAAGCAAAAAAATGCCCACCTCCAGAGAGCACGTAGGGCTCAGTTGGACACATTGCAAGGGCATATTCTGCATTATCTTGATGTCCAGTCAAAATCTGAAAGAAGAAAATAGTTAAACGGGttcaatatttttcaattaaacaaAGATAGTAGTAAGCAAAGGTCAAAGACAAATGCCATTCCTTTGACGCATTATCACACAAGTCTTGAAAGGGTCCAATATTGAAATACTGAGAAATTCATGAAAAGAGACGTGGaaaaaaagttcaccaaatctgGACGCGAGGTTGTAGCTCCTAGGACAGCATGACGGTTAGGTTGAGCTTCGACATCCCAAATTAGAAcctaaatttcacaaaatttgcaaCTGTAACTTCAAAATAAACAACACGCATAGAGAACAAAGGAAACATGACTATGTCATCCaacttgataaaataaaaaacacttacATCAGGACTGTCGGTATGCGTGGCCACTATCTTAGTGTTCTGTGGAAGTTCTCTGATTCTGTTTACCtgtcaaaatatatgaaaaggtTACTCAAGAAGAAGTACATGCAAGCTTCCAATATCACCAGCTTATACGCAAAATGAGTGAAGAATGAATTAAACACACATTTTACAGAATATATAAgagaaagaatggaagtgtaaatggtaacaatatttttccCTCGTTTTGGATAACAAAAGACGTAGtcttttcttcatttctcacACCAGTATTAAACATTTCCCATTAAACTCAAACCCCCAAAAAGTAAAGTGCATTTGCTCAATTTTCATTGTGAATAAACAGACTTAAACAGGTGCACCAGTCATACCTCTCCAGGATGAATGATGGTCTTGTACTTCTTCACAAATGGTGAGCGAGCTTCCTCATTGAACTGAAAGATGAAGTATTCAATAATGAGTCAACAAAGACTTAACCTTCATTCAAAATGTCAAACCCAATCACGCATACCTGAGATATATGCTCTGCAGCGGCGACTCTAGGTTTGACAATCTCACAATTTGCAATAACCAGAGTATTTGGGACACTGCCATCGGTCTGTCAACAAACCACAAAGGCGATACCTTATTAAAAGAACATAAAACCATGGTGGCCTCTCGTGTTTCGGCACAAGACATCAACTTTAACCGTTTCAAGTATGATTTCTGAGTTGTAAACCCAAGCACACATTTGTCCTTCAAATTACATAAATATTCAAAACTAACTGCGGGAAATCAAAACTGAGATGAGCAAAGCTTGCCTGCTCGGAAAGGTAGAGACGCTGGCGATTCTTGTAAGTAGCTTGCTCGAGCTGAGGACCCCACCTACCCAAAACACAAGCAGATCGACAatgctaattaaaaaaatgcagACTTTCAAATCTCCATTTGCCTCAGAAaccctaaaacaagaaaaatcacACCCCCAGACACAAAACCCTAAGAAACAGAACAAAACCAGAGAGACACGACGCTgcaccaaaaccctaaaaaccctaaaaccccaaaaatgcgggaaatagaaaaaattagagagagagagagagagagagagagagagtaccggCAAGAGAGGGAGGGCCAGACAAGGTTGTGGTTGGCAAGCCAGTCGTAGAGGATGGGGACGAGGGACTTCCACTGAGTGTACTTGTCGTCGACTGTGGCGTTCTGCTGCGACTTCTTGAGTTTGGCTTGCTGTTGGTGGTCGTCCTTCTTCTCTTCCTTGGGCTTGGGCTTCCGGCCCCgagtctccttcttcttcactGGTCCAGCTTGCTGCTGCGACTGAGCGTCCATGGCTACTCCGCCGAGTTTGGTGGTTGCGAGACTCTGACTTCAAAACCCTTATTataatctctctctcacactctctctcctcGCTCGGTTCGCTCTCACTTTCTCACGCTCTCTGTGCGTGTCTCTGGTTGTGTCCGTCTATTGAGATACACCCCGGTAGTCCACTCCACTAGCGTGGATGATACACACGCGTCCtgagattttttattgaagGCATTTGATTTTTGACCACTCGGTTTTTTAtccttttactgttttttttttaaccgttaaatcgaacaattaaaataaaatcaatgatCATAATTAAGAGAGTGAACGAAGGTGAAAAATATGTGCACAAATCACTCCTTATTGAAATGTCCGTTGAAACTGTCATTGTATCTCACTTATCTAAAGCTCATTTTCTATCACTTTGTCTCCCACTCAAACATTATTCGGCACATAACAGTCATTGTGTCTCACTTATCTGAAGCTCATTTTTTGTCACTTTGTCTCTCACTTGAACATTACTCGGCACATATCAAAAGTTGTGTCCCGATTCTCTTTACATGACGTTATATCACTAACATAGAACATCATGTGAATATGCAAAAATCTTGTGCAACCGCTCCATTGTCTATTTACTAAAAACTCTACTTTGGAATTCGAACTTGAGATCTTCTACTTACGAGCTCTACTTCGGGATTGCGAAAATCACAACCCAAAACAAgcatggtaaaaaaaaaaaaaaattgtattttcccaaacataaaaatgagatataaatcaaatttttaaattttgggtttgGAGTTGGCCACCTGAGGGCAGGTTAAGCAAAACAAGACATCCACGCCATAAACCTGTTTAATCAAACTTGTCCCATTCAAGAACCACAAGAGTACATTTGACTAACAACGTCATATCCTTCATGTAAATCTCTGATTTTTCTTAACAAAACTTCATAATTTATAGCCTCAGACATAAACGCCCGATGCAAGCAGCAAGAACAAGGATCCGAAACCCTGCACACCAAAGAGAACAGTTGGAATGTTAGATACAATCATACACCAGAACAAGGAGCAATCTAGTACTGTATCGGTAGATGAAGAGAGGATTCGGACTACAAACGCACCAAAAAGAAGGAAGCGAATGTTGCTGTTATGACTTCCTTTGCAAGACTGCGGTTTTTCCGAGAAATGGTAGCCTCATAGCTGCAGCAAATATATACTACCGTTAACGACTACTATATTCAGAAGACGAAGGGGTGGGTAATAATATACTCAGTAGACTTATTACATGAACAGCAAATAGATGATGCTAGGGCAACGGCTTGTATCTCTACTCGACTCGATTAGTCAAGACGAAACATGAGGGTTTAAAAGTACACAAAAATTTCCAGGCTGCTGATTCATCAAAGAATTATACGAAATAGGTTTCCGAACTACATCATGAATTTACAACTCAAAGCTAGTGTTTTGCGTGATGCCTTCACGAATCCAAACATGTCCATACAATTGAGTCATTCGGTTTCCTGACATATATCTACCTAAACATGCAAATGGTTACTAGGAAATCTCTCAGGCTTTCGGATTCCTCTCATAGCTTTTTAAACCCGATAATCTGATCTTATTAGCCAATATGTTTATACGCAGATCATCGATAACATATCAATTCTTTGAATTCCCACTTTTCAATACTCAAATCTGGTGATATAAAGAAGTAAATTTTCATTGATTTGGctcttttaattttcatcaaCTCTTGTTTTACACTCCGATTTGAAGGTTAAATCGGTCAGTTGCTCGTATTGTGCGTAACTTCCGCAATCCCAGGCTCTAATTCCACACAGTAAACATCAATTTCAACAAATGCACTCTCATCAGGCTAAATCAAAACACAATCTTTACGTTTGGCTGCCCagaaaattgcaaataaacaaaataaaccaCACCAAGAAACGAAATTCACATTTCTAATCTGCTTTTCATCAATTACCATAATATTTTGCAGGAAAACAAAATTTGCAGACCCAAAATTTCTAAATTGACAACAAGATCTAAACGGAAAGTCAGAAAAAAAGATTTGGAAATGGTGGATCGGACTCACATGAAGAAGGAGGCGGTGAAGAGGAGGCCAAGGGAGACCATCACGACAGCGAGAGTCGGGTACCACGTGACGGGCACGGGACTGGAAATTGCCTTCGAAGCCTTGAGAAGGAAAGCGGAAGAACAAAATCGAAAACGTTAGAAGCGAAAACGGAGAAGCAGAAAAGCAAGGAAAAGTGCTTTTGGCTTACCATCGTAGCCGGCGAGTTGGAAGTTGCTGAAAGCTTCGGTCTTTGATCTGTACAGATCGAAGCAGAGACTTTGGCGAGTGAGAGTACAGGAAGGGAAGGCTCTATGTCAAATTTGACGGAGGAGGCTAGAATCCTGTGGGTGTTCGGTACCAAACGTAGGTGATTTGGCGGGTCTGGCTCCATCACTACGGTTGGTCTCCTAAACGCAGCGTTTGGAGTCTGTATTATTTTCATCATttaaagttttaacgaaacacttccggtactatttatttttaacgaaaaacctcatttttacatttttctggtactattcactacacatttatttgtaatttttccttaaaactaaattttttttgaacttttcgttaattatttatttatttgtttattatttagcgtttttaaatttttttgttcagACTAATTCATATTTTACATTCAACTTGAATAAAATTTGCACGTTGACCTTCGTTTAAGTCGGAACTTGCACTTTTCAATCCTATATGTGTTGGCAAACACTAAAAAATGAGAAATCGGAATAATTATAGTTCATATTATTTGTGAATAAAAGTGTTATCAGTGCTTCCAATCATAGGCTTCAAATGACAcctaacaaaaaaacaaaaagaactaaTACATCTGAAGCAGAAAAAACTAGAGTAATCCTTTGATTGGATCATTGCCTAAAGTGAAAATTTGTAACGCATTATTTGTAACGCATTAGGGCATCCTATTAGTAAGTCCACCTAGGCATATTCATTGGATTTTGATACTATAGACCGATCTGTGCATATATACAGAAATCTTTCTCATTATTACAATGGATCCTCGAGAAAAAAGAGTTTGTATCGAATAAAATATATACTTCGACTTTCTTATGTTAAAACTTTGGCTCGTTATGCATAAATATAGCTGCCTACACTAAAAATTAGAAGTAGACAGACAAATAGACGATAAGCCAAATGCCACGATTGAGTGCCCTTAGCGTCAATACAGTGTCCTGaaagttctattttttattaaaagtttaTAACCGGTTCTAATTGTACATATTGTCCAAAAGTTAAAATGCATAACTTTACTGCTCTGGAAGTGAAGGGAAAAGATGGATTAATTTCATGGCAGGAAATGTTCTGTAACAAAGAGCATCTTCTTTCCCTGAATAATACACAACTATcatataaaaatttacaaaaacaaaaaatactctAAGTAGCCTATGATCCAAAACTTCTGATGCTTCAACTCTGAAAATTCAGTAGGTTGATCCAAACCCATATGCTTAAGCTCCGGTTACCGTTTCGAAGTTTATGAAGGTTGATCCGAATTCGGATTTCCACCCATCCCACTTGTACACATCTGCACAACTTAGCTCGTATCCGAGTTCCCATGCCAGCAGACCTGTCTTGACGGCGTTCTGCAAATGCACGTTTTTTACACGGTGATCTGAGATTTAGGAATCAAGCAAGAAACCGAACATTTTAAGCCAGTAGTAAGCGTTCAATGGGGGAAGCCTTGCCATAATTTAAACCCGTGCTCCCTCACACTGCCCCCGGATGATCTCCTAAGTCTCTCCCAGAACTGCTTACTCCTTCCTGTTCCCAAAGGACCTGAACTCGAGTGTCTCCTGAATGATTCGGTATCTTGCCTCCCCGTGCTCATTGATGTACTACAAATCTTTGACAATGATGCTTCCCGCTCTGTCTCGAGGTCAGAATTGTAGGTCAGCATGGAAGACTGGTTTTGGAAAGTATCTAGCAACTGTCCTGAGGTAGTATTTGTGTCATCGGCCACATCAATGGACAAATCGTGTCGGCTAGAATTCCTTGAACCTAATTCTTTCACCTCATCAAACTCATTGCATACCAGTTTTAAGGCCTGGACAACCTCACCCATAAAAGGGCGGTGTGATACCTCTGGCTGTACACACATCGAAGCAATAGCTGCCACTTTGGCGATACTTTCAAATGGAACCTCGGATCCTAGATTTGGATCTATGATTGCTTCCAACCCTTCTTTACTTGTGAGGAGTGGCCGGGCCCATGCAACTAGATTTTCTTCACCAGGTGGCTGTGACATGTCTACTGGTTTTCTTCCAGTTAAGAGTTCGAGAAGGACAACCCCATAGCTGTATACATCACTCTTGACAAGAAGATGCCCAGTCATTGCATATTCCGGAGCCACATACCTGAATATTGTCATTAGGAATTTAAAGATGTCAGAAACTGTCACCAATGTGACATAACCTGGACACTGAATACAGCAAAGAGAAAATTTCATACCCAAAAGTTCCCATGACCCGTGTTGATATGTGTCCGTTTTCCTCATCCATGGCAGTTCGCGCCAAACCAAAGTCGGACACTTTCGGTGTAAAATCATCTTCTAGCAAAATATTGCTGGCTTTAAAATCCCTGTGAATGACACGGGGGCTGGAATCCTCGTGTAGATATGCCAGCCCCCTAGCAGCACCAAGTGCTATTTTCATGCGTTGCAACCAATTAAGCGGAGCACTGTCCTTGTCAATTCCTGACAGCAAGCAAAATGGACAGAAGCCCTATGTCAAAAAGAATCCTCCTACATTAAACAAATTCATTAAGAACAGATCAGTTGTGAATAGAGAGGGGGGTTACCATGTAAATGAGATTCCACACTGCCATTAGGAACGAGCTCATAAACCAAGGAACGGCTATGCGCTTCTGTGCATATGCCAATCAACTTGACCAAATTTCGATGATGAAGACGACTAAGCATCTCAACTTCAGCCAAAAACTCCCGACCACCATGATGATCATCTCTTTTTAGAACTTTGACGGCAATCTTGGTCCCATCTTCAAGAACACCACTATAAACACGCCCAAAGCCACCTTCCCCAAGTACTCTTGAATCGTCATAATTGTTAGTGGCTCTCTCAATATCACTCGCACTGAAAGTATTGGCGGATCCTGTATATGGTGCACTGCTGGATTCGAATGATAACGACAAGGAACTGTGCCTACTTTCCATCATCGACCCAGCCGTACCTGCAAAACATATACGTTATCTATATTAGAAATGACAGTGTTATATAAGCACTGTTCCATCTTCAAATCATCAGCGTAAGTTACCAGCAATACTACCTGTGCACCTGACCTAATTCCATTAAACACAAAGAAAAGACCTAATTCAATTAACTTATCGGGACTCGTATTACCTGATGGTTTTCCAGAAGAGGGTAGCATAGCCCGTGGAGTTGCTGCTGGTTGAGATGCGCGGTCTCTAGGTTTGAACAGAAAAACCCAAGCAGCAGCAGAGCATAAAGCAACTGCTACAAAGGTAGACAAAGCAATAATAGCAATTACCCCACCACTAAGCCCATTTTTATTCTTCCTCTTGTGCACGTCAACCCCTAGGGGCTTTGTCGTCCTTCCATTATTGTCATTACCAGGATACGGCCCCGCATTCATTGCATCAATGTCCAAAGAAGGTGGAGACGGGGGTAAACCTATACATATGTAGTTTGTAAAGATAAGCATTATTGATACAAATACCTGCAGTACGTATGTGCATATGTCTAAATACATACCTGGATACCGCACATATAGTACTTCATAGTCGCCAAAGTACGATGCGTTTATAACAACTCGTTTATGCCAAAATCTCTGGGAAGTCAAAACAGCTGTGGTGTTATCAAACTGTTGCCCGAGGGGAACCAAGT is from Pyrus communis chromosome 10, drPyrComm1.1, whole genome shotgun sequence and encodes:
- the LOC137747207 gene encoding WD-40 repeat-containing protein MSI4-like yields the protein MDAQSQQQAGPVKKKETRGRKPKPKEEKKDDHQQQAKLKKSQQNATVDDKYTQWKSLVPILYDWLANHNLVWPSLSCRWGPQLEQATYKNRQRLYLSEQTDGSVPNTLVIANCEIVKPRVAAAEHISQFNEEARSPFVKKYKTIIHPGEVNRIRELPQNTKIVATHTDSPDVLIWDVEAQPNRHAVLGATTSRPDLILTGHQDNAEYALAMCPTEPYVLSGGKDKTVVLWSIQDHIAASTTDPAANKSPGSGASIIKNSKSGDGNDKATDGPTVAPRGIYYGHEDTVEDVAFCPSSSQEFCSVGDDSCLILWDARVGSSPAVKVEKAHDADVHCVDWNPHNDNLILTGSADNSVRVFDRRNLTSDGVGAPIYKFEGHTAAVLCVQWCPDKSSVFGSSAEDGLLNIWDYEKVGKERAPKGPTSPPGLFFQHAGHRDKVVDFHWNASDPWTVVSVSDDCDSTGGGGTLQIWRMSDLIYRPEEEVLAELEKFKSHVVSCTSKP
- the LOC137748425 gene encoding uncharacterized protein; amino-acid sequence: MASKAISSPVPVTWYPTLAVVMVSLGLLFTASFFIYEATISRKNRSLAKEVITATFASFFLGFGSLFLLLASGVYV